From the genome of Triticum aestivum cultivar Chinese Spring chromosome 3B, IWGSC CS RefSeq v2.1, whole genome shotgun sequence, one region includes:
- the LOC123071839 gene encoding mediator of RNA polymerase II transcription subunit 10b, with amino-acid sequence MDSTAPNSSSAAAVAAAAAAASGNGVQGGAGGDRPEDPSKQNLAQVTGSIQKTLGLLHQLNLNVSSFSSASQLPLLQRLNALVAELDAMQKLADGCNIQVPMEVVNLIDDGKNPDEFTRDVLNSCIAKNQITKGKTDAFKSLRKHLLEELEEAFPDDVEAYRQIRATSAAESKRLAQSQSALPNGDAKVKPEH; translated from the exons ATGGACAGCACCGCCCCGAACTCttcttccgccgccgccgtcgccgccgcggccgcggccgcttCCGGCAACGGCGTACAAGGGGGAGCGGGAGGGGACCGCCCCGAGGACCCGTCGAAGCAGAACCTTGCGCAGGTCACGGGCTCGATCCAGAAGACCCTGGGCCTGCTCCACCAGCTCAACCTCAACGTCTCCTCCTTCAGCTCCGCGTCCCAGCTCCCCCTCCTCCAGCGCCT GAACGCGCTCGTGGCGGAGCTCGACGCGATGCAGAAGCTCGCCGACGGGTGCAACATCCAGGTGCCCATGGAGGTCGTCAA TTTGATTGATGACGGGAAGAACCCCGATGAGTTCACCAGGGACGTGCTCAACAGCTGCATCGCCAAGAACCAGATCACCAAGGGCAAGACAGATGCTTTCAAG AGCCTGAGGAAGCATCTTCTTGAGGAGCTGGAAGAAGCTTTTCCAGATGACGTTGAAGCGTACAGACAGATACGTGCTACCTCTGCTGCT GAGTCAAAGAGGTTGGCTCAGTCCCAAAGTGCTTTGCCTAATGGAGATGCCAAAGTGAAACCTGAGCATTGA